The sequence AATTTAATTAAAGAATCTGGAGTAGTTCCCAAATTAGCAGATACAGCTACAAATACAATGATGTATATGATAACAATAATACTAGGTTTAACAGTAGGAGCAAAAGCGAATGCGGAAGCTTTTTTAAATCCACAAACTTTAAAAATAATAGTATTAGGATTAATAGCATTCTCTGTAGGAACAGCTGGGGGGGTATTATTTGGAAAGATAATGTGTAAATTATCAGGTGGTAAAATAAATCCAATGATAGGAGCAGCAGGAGTATCAGCGGTACCTATGGCAGCAAGAGTAGTACAAAAAGTTGGACAGGAAGAAAATCCTTCAAATTTCTTATTGATGCATGCTATGGGACCAAATGTAGCAGGAGTAATAGGGTCAGCAGTTGCAGCTGGAATATTATTAAATGTATTCTAGATAAAATTTTAAAGTGGAATTTAAATTGATTTTAAGATAAAATAGATAAAAAGTTTGATGATAAGGAGAAATGAAAATGATAGGAGTTTGTGGTAATGAAAAAGACTCTGATGTTATTGTAACTGTAGATTTAAATAATACAGGTATTGAAATAGTAATAGAGTCAAAGTTAAAAAAAATGTTTGGAAAATTGATGGAAAAAGCAGTAAGAGAAGTTCTTGAAGATATGAAAGTAGAAAATGCAAAAGTTTTAGTTCAAGATTTTGGAGCTCTTGACTTTGTAATAAAAGGAAGAACAAGAACTGCAGTAAGAAGAGCAATGGCAGGGGAGGTTAAATAATGGAAAAAAGAGCAAGAAGAACTATGATGTTTGCACCAGCAAATAATCCTAAGATGTTAGTAACAGCTCATCTTTATGGACCAGATTGTGTTTTATTTGACTTAGAAGATGCTGTAAAATATGCTGAGAAAGATGCTGCAA is a genomic window of Candidatus Fusobacterium pullicola containing:
- the citD gene encoding citrate lyase acyl carrier protein produces the protein MIGVCGNEKDSDVIVTVDLNNTGIEIVIESKLKKMFGKLMEKAVREVLEDMKVENAKVLVQDFGALDFVIKGRTRTAVRRAMAGEVK